CAAGAAGCGGTTCCCGGGCGACGGGGTGGTGACGGGTTACGGGAAGATCGACGGCCGCCAGGTATACGTATATGCCCAGGATTTCACGGTCATGGGCGGTTCCCTCAGCCTGACAAACGCGGGGAAGATCTGTAAGGTCATGGACATGGCCAGGAAGAACGGGGTCCCCCTCATAGCGCTCAATGACTCTGGAGGGGCACGCATTCAGGAGGGAGTAACCAGCCTGGCCGGATACGGAGACATCTTCATGCGAAATGTCCTCTGCTCCGGTGTAGTCCCCCAGATCACTGCTATCATGGGGCCCACCGCAGGAGGGGCGGTCTATTCACCGGCCTTGACGGATTTCGTCTTCATGGTCGAAAAGACCAGCTATATGTTCATCACCGGCCCAGAGGTGGTCAAAGCGGTGATTCACGAGGATGTGAGTCCGGAAGAGCTCGGGGGGGCACTGGCTCACACTACAAGGAGCGGAGTGGCCCACTTCTCTGGAAAGGACGACCGGGAGGTCCTCGGGATGATACGCGAACTGCTCGGTTTCTTCCCTTCCAATTCAGGACAACCCCCCCCTGTCAGGAAACCCACCGACGATCCTGAGAGAATCGATCCTGGACTCAATGCACTTGTCCCGGAAAACCCCGCCAAGCCGTACGACATCAAGGAGATTATCCGGTCCGTGGTGGATGATCACCATTTCTTCGAGGTCCAGGCGAGACACGCCCGAAATATCGTCGTGGGATTTGCTCGACTCAACGGAATGCCCGTAGGCATCGTAGCCAACCAGCCGAACTGGCTGGCGGGAGCTCTTGACATTCTCGCTTCCATCAAGGCAGCCCGTTTTGTGCGATTCTGTGATTGTTTCAACATCCCGCTCATCACCTTCTGCGACGTGCCTGGTTTCTTTCCGGGAACCCAGCAGGAACACGGAGGGATTATCAAACACGGTGCCAAGCTGATCTTCGCATACTGCGAGGCCGTGGTTCCCAAGATCACCGTCATAACGCGGAAGGCATACGGCGGAGCCTATATCGTCATGTCGAGCAAGCATCTCTGGGGCGACATCAACTATGCCTATCCCACCGGCGAGATTGCCGTCATGGGGGCCGAAGGTGCTGCCAGGATTATCTTCAGAAGGGAGATAGAAA
The Deltaproteobacteria bacterium DNA segment above includes these coding regions:
- a CDS encoding acyl-CoA carboxylase subunit beta; this translates as MTKDKIELLRERSAAAELGGGQARIETQHKKGKLTARERIECLLDKGSFEEFDKFVLHASTEFGLDKKRFPGDGVVTGYGKIDGRQVYVYAQDFTVMGGSLSLTNAGKICKVMDMARKNGVPLIALNDSGGARIQEGVTSLAGYGDIFMRNVLCSGVVPQITAIMGPTAGGAVYSPALTDFVFMVEKTSYMFITGPEVVKAVIHEDVSPEELGGALAHTTRSGVAHFSGKDDREVLGMIRELLGFFPSNSGQPPPVRKPTDDPERIDPGLNALVPENPAKPYDIKEIIRSVVDDHHFFEVQARHARNIVVGFARLNGMPVGIVANQPNWLAGALDILASIKAARFVRFCDCFNIPLITFCDVPGFFPGTQQEHGGIIKHGAKLIFAYCEAVVPKITVITRKAYGGAYIVMSSKHLWGDINYAYPTGEIAVMGAEGAARIIFRREIESADDPVAKEKEMIEAYRQAFLNPYRTAEKGYIDEIIVPEQTRPKLIRALESLRNKRDSMPRKKHANMPL